A section of the Carassius auratus strain Wakin unplaced genomic scaffold, ASM336829v1 scaf_tig00217695, whole genome shotgun sequence genome encodes:
- the LOC113102206 gene encoding TOG array regulator of axonemal microtubules protein 1-like isoform X3, protein MMMMYGLIPQELHAQLLDLQNYQSRTSGVEELKNILLELDLQQLSSASILDFIQFLRKLLDDSNFRVLCGALQLINLLIQKLESHVERYYKEIVSVTVRALGDSRSVTRLEYMNVFRQLMRTVGPQKVLDLLVCQLKHRNSRVREDVINIITAALLTHPRKDCDIPGLCVEAAPALADSKRKVRHAALELFAVLDYCLDTGQKQPLVKAVDGVELAGDAEGLMAAVQARRARHILPRLAPDGSLEYALALPKPGQRQTPQLGSGADLDWVLNGGRAHSSRSDGDLTEQRRMVSAGKGKNKLPWERSALSVELQSNGASPDQVSSEDPSSSVKRRQDTGAKYSPSEALTRRSQGRLRRSGSLDSDPDLFKDPHPSESERGLSKTSGFLSAGAERASPGSFLLPSYPLTSLTGSVLTPTLPRRNHADPSLSMSNTWPNKRDISPHRRSDITGEVSSRKRSPLPPRAERASSLRQSPNTSRPSSLDTHLHLDLSVSSGAGEPEDEPLDREEMLNSLRSLRNSAARKRAKVSASGSEPDPDSPDSAVKLELVPDSPEHTSPSVSSPLSESGLCSPPSPSGTKSSPVESAVKPRVSSGRRVPADISARGETQQDKSLSDGNVSVIGQRLVYSNRSLDPDEEKPSDMTSSSSSSPQIRAAGRQPLRALRPARGSQQRVSCSRVMSEGVIGRGVFASAVLSSRSPEQGDPAGQSPREPPSGVYGHVLTSTLLQSDACPEPEQRVRSWSLEQQDTPPARRVPIGDVKDVSLNGCEWLSDESPSSPTEPHNTGRRPSPAPPTGPPNRNTAPRLRRASSLNRTRPPASHSSDELTPVSLKKEGQDPADLRPFSKPELALTQSFRLMSSDDWEKKIEGMTFLRSLAQYHPDVLMIRIHDVCLALVQEVRNLRSGVSRVAVVTLGEMFAALQKGMDQELDGTVRALLQKAGECNAFIRQDVERALDSMMKNCSLTRSMSALLTGGLGHLNSVVRKCAAQRLCALLERIGAARLLSGAKDVTERILPAVWKLVQDSSQEARYFGRRMLLFLSSHRDFDKMLEKFIPAKDLPAVRDTVFTLKTKGLGEMPQDAPSARGRLSLSGGVVKRTSSVTRDPLSGSRDCVQAGGKAAVHSLADRSEYVTQMKTLLNSKDFRERIKAIDQLVCDCEENPALVISNLFPVFDALKARLQESNSKVNLRALEALQPIVALLRDSLAPVLNILVPAVVDNHLNSKSSSISSAAQGAVQALMNNIDNSLLLQPFCSRAQYLSGKAKLELIQRVAELVTELYPRRPQLVEQKVLPLFWTLLSSSSNSGQVRPAAVKLAEALHTHMGQTLLENTQSSDVQSELKQLLRAAGPDR, encoded by the exons atgatgatgatgtacgGGCTGATTCCCCAGGAGTTACACGCACAGCTCCTGGACCTCCAGAACTATCAGAGCCGGACCAGCGGCGTGGAGGAGCTGAAGAACATCCTCCTGGAGCTGGATCTCCAGCAGCTCTCCTCCGCCAGCATCCTGGACTTCATACAGTTCTTACGCAAGCTCCTGGACGACAGCAACTTCAGGGTCCTGTGCGGAGCGCTGCAGCTCATCAACCTGCTGATCCAGAAGCTGGAGAGCCATGTGGAGCGCTATTATAAGGAGATCGTGAGCGTGACGGTGCGAGCGCTGGGCGACTCCCGTAGCGTGACGCGGCTCGAGTACATGAACGTCTTCAGGCAGCTGATGAGGACGGTGGGGCCGCAGAAGGTCCTGGATCTGCTGGTGTGTCAGCTCAAGCACAGGAACTCCAGGGTTCGAGAGGACGTCATCAACATCATCACGGCGGCCCTGCTCACACACCCGCGCAAGGACTGCGATATCCCCGGCCTGTGTGTGGAAGCGGCGCCGGCGCTCGCCGACAGCAAGAGGAAGGTGCGTCACGCGGCTCTGGAGCTCTTCGCCGTCTTGGACTACTGTCTGGACACGGGTCAGAAGCAGCCGCTCGTGAAGGCCGTGGATGGAGTGGAGCTGGCCGGAGACGCCGAGGGCCTGATGGCTGCTGTACAGGCGCGGAGAGCACGACACATCCTCCCTCGACTCGCTCCCGACGGATCCCTGGAGTACGCGCTCGCTCTTCCTAAACCGGGACAGAGACAGACGCCTCAGCTGGGCTCCGGGGCCGATCTGGACTGGGTTCTGAACGGAGGCCGGGCTCACAGCTCTCGCTCAGACGGGGATCTGACGGAGCAGAGGAGGATGGTGAGCGCCGGGAAAGGGAAGAACAAGCTGCCCTGGGAGAGATCCGCCCTCTCTGTGGAGCTCCAGAGCAACGGAGCGTCACCTGATCAG GTCAGCAGTGAAGATCCGTCCTCCTCTGTTAAACGCCGTCAGGACACTGGAGCCAAATACA GTCCATCAGAGGCTCTGACCCGCAGGTCACAGGGTCGACTGCGCCGCAGCGGGAGCTTGGACTCGGATCCAGACCTGTTCAAAGACCCCCATCCGTCCGAGTCTGAGAGAG GTTTGTCCAAGACGAGTGGTTTCCTGTCGGCCGGCGCTGAGCGAGCATCTCCAGGCTCGTTTCTGCTGCCCTCGTACCCGCTGACCTCTCTAACAGGAAGTGTGCTGACCCCGACCTTACCACGCAGAAACCACGCTGACCCCTCGCTGTCCATGTCCAACACATGGCCCAACAAACGTGACATCAGCCCTCACCGCAGGAGTGACATCACtg GTGAGGTGAGCTCCAGGAAGCGTTCTCCGCTGCCTCCTCGAGCTGAACGTGCCTCATCCCTCCGTCAGAGCCCAAACACCAGCAGACCCTCGTCACTGGACACACACCTGCACCTGGATCTGTCGGTCAGCAGCGGCGCAGGAGAGCCAGAGGACGAGCCGCTGGACCgcgaggag ATGCTGAACTCCTTGCGCTCGTTGAGGAACAGTGCTGCTAGGAAGCGGGCCAAGGTCAGCGCGAGCGGCTCTGAGCCGGATCCAGACAGTCCGGACTCGGCGGTGAAGCTGGAGCTGGTTCCTGATTCTCCGGAGCACACGTCTCCATCCGTCAGCAGTCCTCTGAGCGAGAGCGGCCTGTGCTCTCCTCCGTCTCCCAGCGGCACCAAGAGCAG CCCTGTGGAGTCTGCGGTGAAGCCACGAGTGTCTTCAGGAAGACGTGTCCCAGCAGACATCAGCgctcgag gtgaGACGCAGCAGGACAAGAGTCTGTCTGATGGGAATGTGAGTGTGATCGGTCAGAGACTCGTTTACTCGAACAGATCGTTAGATCCAGACGAGGAGAAGCCCAGCGAcatgacatcatcatcctcatcatcacctCAGATCAGAGCCGCCGGCCGCCAGCCGCTCCGCGCTCTCAGACCCGCTAGAG GATCTCAGCAGCGAGTGTCCTGCAGTCGAGTGATGTCGGAGGGCGTGATCGGGCGAG GAGTGTTTGCTTCGGCTGTCCTGTCCAGTCGTTCTCCTGAGCAGGGTGACCCGGCCGGTCAGAGCCCCCGTGAGCCTCCGTCAGGTGTGTACGGACACGTCTTGACCAGCACTCTCCTCCAGTCTGACGCCTGTCCTGAACCAGAG cagaGAGTCAGGAGCTGGAGTCTGGAGCAGCAGGACACACCCCCCGCTCGCCGCGTGCCCATCGGTGATGTGAAAG ATGTGAGTCTGAACGGTTGTGAGTGGCTCTCAGATGAATCTCCCTCCAGCCCGACTGAACCACACAACACAGGGAGACGCCCGAGCCCCGCCCCCCCGACCGGCCCGCCCAATAGGAACACAGCACCCCGACTGAGACGAGCGTCGAGTTTGAACCGCACCAGACCCCCTGCGTCTCACAGCTCCG ATGAGCTGACCCCTGTGAGTCTGAAGAAGGAGGGTCAGGATCCGGCTGACCTGCGTCCCTTCTCTAAACCGGAGCTGGCGCTGACGCAGAGCTTCAGACTGATGTCCTCAGACGACTG GGAGAAGAAGATCGAGGGGATGACCTTCCTGCGTAGTTTGGCTCAGTATCATCCTGACGTCCTGATGATCCGGATCCATGACGTGTGTCTCGCTCTCGTTCAGGAG gttcGTAACCTGCGCTCCGGCGTGTCCCGTGTGGCAGTGGTGACGCTGGGAGAGATGTTCGCGGCGCTGCAGAAGGGAATGGATCAGGAGCTGGACGGGACGGTCCGAGCTCTGCTGCAGAAAGCTGGAGAATGTAACGCCTTCATCAGACAGGACGTGGAGCGAGCGCTGGACAGCATGATGAAGAACTGCTCTCTCACACGCAGCATGAGCGCACTGCTGACCGGAGGACTggg tcatcTGAACTCAGTTGTGCGTAAGTGTGCGGCGCAGCGTCTCTGTGCTCTTCTGGAGCGGATCGGAGCCGCTCGTCTGCTGTCCGGAGCTAAAGATGTGACCGAGCGCATCCTGCCGGCCGTCTGGAAGCTGGTGCAGGACTCGTCTCAGGAGGCCAG GTACTTCGGGCGACGCATGCTGCTGTTTCTGTCCTCTCACCGTGACTTTGATAAAATGCTGGAGAAGTTCATCCCTGCTAAAGACCTGCCGGCCGTCAGAGACACCGTCTTCACTCTCAAAACCAAG ggtctGGGCGAGATGCCTCAGGACGCTCCGTCGGCGCGGGGCAGGCTCTCTCTCTCCGGCGGGGTGGTGAAGCGCACATCGTCTGTCACGCGTGATCCTCTGAGCGGCAGCAG GGACTGTGTGCAGGCGGGAGGTAAAGCAGCCGTCCACAGCCTCGCTGACCGGAGCGAGTACGTCACACAGATGAAGACGCTGCTCAACTCCAAAGACTTCAGGGAGAGAATCAAGGCCATCGATCAGCTGGTGTGTGACTGCGAGGAGAACCCGGCTCTGGTCATCAGCAACCTGTTCCCG GTGTTTGACGCTCTGAAGGCCCGTCTGCAGGAGTCGAACAGTAAGGTGAATCTGCGTGCTCTGGAGGCTCTTCAGCCCATCGTGGCTCTGCTCAGAGACAGTCTGGCTCCGGTGCTCAACATCCTGGTCCCGGCCGTCGTGGACAATCACCTGAACTCCAAGAGCAGCAGCATCTCCTCGGCGGCGCAGGGGGCCGTCCAGGCTCTGATGAACAACATCG ACAACAGCCTCCTGCTGCAGCCCTTCTGCTCCAGAGCCCAGTATCTGAGCGGGAAGGCCAAGCTGGAGCTCATCCAGAGAGTCGCAG agcTGGTGACGGAGCTGTACCCGCGCAGACCGCAGCTGGTGGAGCAGAAGGTGCTTCCTCTCTTCTGGACGCTGCTCAGCTCTTCCTCTAACAGTGGACAGGTGCGGCCGGCCGCAGTGAAGCTAGCCGAAGCGCTGCACACACACATGGGTCAGACGCTGCTGGAGAACACACAGTCCTCAGACGTGCAGAGCGAGCTGAAGCAGCTCCTGAGAGCCGCAGGTCCTGACCGATGA